From Sporosarcina sp. Te-1, the proteins below share one genomic window:
- a CDS encoding HAD family phosphatase, whose translation MRIAIFDFDGTFYGNETFQLLMERLKNHPTYSPLYKPFFRTILTPYISYKLKLLPEHKMKERSMQIYLNALQHLSRKEIYHYFQEMRPAIQKDFNEKIVQRFVEHRKNGDYTMLVSGAYTPFLQEVTSGFEFDQIIGTDIPFATDESIDKGQAIYHIQGDRKTEKIFANLGEKNVDWSKSYAYGDSFSDLPVLQIVGNPVAVRPDAKLEALAREKKWEIIH comes from the coding sequence ATGCGAATCGCTATTTTTGATTTCGATGGGACTTTTTATGGAAATGAGACATTTCAGCTTTTGATGGAGCGATTAAAAAACCACCCGACCTACAGTCCTTTGTACAAACCGTTTTTCCGCACGATTCTTACACCTTATATTAGCTACAAATTGAAACTTCTGCCCGAACACAAAATGAAAGAACGGTCCATGCAAATCTATTTGAATGCATTGCAACACTTATCACGCAAAGAGATCTACCACTATTTCCAAGAAATGAGACCTGCCATCCAGAAAGATTTCAATGAGAAAATTGTCCAACGTTTTGTAGAGCACCGAAAAAATGGAGACTATACAATGCTCGTTTCCGGGGCTTATACACCATTCCTCCAAGAAGTGACAAGTGGTTTCGAGTTCGATCAAATTATTGGGACCGATATCCCGTTTGCCACAGATGAATCAATCGATAAAGGACAAGCCATTTATCATATACAAGGGGATAGGAAGACCGAGAAAATTTTCGCTAACTTGGGAGAAAAGAATGTTGATTGGTCCAAGAGCTATGCTTACGGAGACAGCTTTTCGGATTTACCTGTCCTCCAAATCGTCGGAAATCCAGTGGCAGTCCGGCCCGATGCCAAGCTTGAAGCTTTGGCCAGAGAGAAAAAGTGGGAAATCATCCATTAA
- a CDS encoding DUF421 domain-containing protein: protein MNEFLEFDFLEMTIRTLSSFIVLLLLARLMGKKQISQLTFFHYVTGITIGSIAADIAGESETPFVNGLYAMILWALLTYFLNFLAMKSKKARVLLDDTPTVIMHKGKLNEQAMKKSRLTLNDLNMMLREQGIFSIKDVEYAILETNGQLSVMKKTAQEPATKKDVKAPAPEPKYIPTEIISDGKLIKENMTELGLSEQWLFDQLKDQGIGKVNQVFYAEIQTDGSLHIDQRS from the coding sequence ATGAATGAATTTCTTGAATTCGATTTTTTGGAAATGACGATCCGTACACTGTCTTCCTTTATTGTCCTTCTCTTGCTTGCTAGGTTAATGGGAAAAAAGCAAATTTCCCAGTTGACATTCTTCCACTATGTCACAGGTATCACGATAGGATCAATTGCGGCTGACATTGCAGGTGAATCGGAGACACCTTTTGTGAACGGCCTATATGCTATGATTTTATGGGCGCTCTTGACTTATTTTTTGAACTTCTTGGCGATGAAGTCCAAAAAGGCGAGGGTTTTACTGGATGATACACCAACAGTCATTATGCATAAAGGCAAACTGAATGAGCAGGCAATGAAAAAGTCTCGCCTAACTTTGAATGATTTGAATATGATGTTGCGTGAACAAGGAATTTTCTCTATTAAAGATGTGGAATATGCCATATTGGAAACGAACGGGCAATTAAGTGTCATGAAAAAAACAGCCCAGGAACCAGCTACAAAGAAAGACGTAAAAGCGCCGGCTCCAGAACCAAAATATATCCCAACTGAAATTATTTCTGACGGTAAATTGATTAAAGAAAACATGACGGAACTTGGTTTGTCTGAACAATGGCTATTTGATCAACTAAAAGACCAAGGAATTGGCAAAGTCAATCAAGTGTTTTACGCAGAAATACAGACTGACGGGAGTTTGCATATTGATCAGCGATCATGA
- the metA gene encoding homoserine O-succinyltransferase, which yields MPINIPKHLPAGELLKEEKIFIMDEDRATTQDIRPLNIVILNLMPEKERTELQLLRLLGNTPLQVNVNFLNTATYESKNVSKNHLDEFYTTFEHIKHRRFDGMIITGAPIEHLPFEDVIYWDELKRIMDWTKTNVTSVLHICWGAQAALYHHYGIDKFELPKKLSGVYSHVLTDPTVKLARGFNDCFEAPHSRYTAVSVEEIEQDPRLQLLAVSKDAGAFIILSKDEKHIMITGHLEYDAGTLAEEYDRDVKKGLSIDVPANYFPNDDPTEQPMNTWRSHTHLLFSNWLNYYVYQETPFEWE from the coding sequence ATGCCGATAAACATACCAAAACATTTGCCGGCAGGCGAACTGTTAAAAGAAGAGAAAATATTCATCATGGATGAGGATCGGGCGACGACACAAGATATTCGACCATTGAACATTGTCATCTTGAATCTCATGCCTGAGAAAGAGCGGACAGAGCTGCAGTTATTACGGTTACTAGGAAATACACCGTTGCAAGTAAATGTTAATTTCCTGAACACCGCTACATACGAATCGAAAAATGTCAGTAAAAATCATTTAGATGAGTTTTACACGACATTCGAACATATAAAACATCGTCGTTTCGATGGAATGATCATTACAGGAGCACCCATTGAGCATTTGCCTTTTGAAGACGTCATCTATTGGGATGAACTGAAACGGATCATGGATTGGACCAAAACAAATGTAACGTCCGTTTTGCACATTTGCTGGGGAGCGCAAGCCGCGCTCTATCACCACTATGGAATCGACAAGTTTGAGTTGCCGAAAAAATTATCCGGTGTGTACAGTCATGTATTGACAGATCCTACCGTTAAGCTGGCGCGGGGATTTAATGATTGCTTCGAAGCTCCACACTCTAGGTATACGGCGGTTTCAGTAGAGGAGATCGAACAGGATCCACGTCTTCAACTCCTTGCTGTTTCCAAGGATGCGGGAGCATTCATCATCTTGTCCAAAGATGAAAAACATATTATGATTACTGGTCATTTGGAATATGATGCCGGTACACTTGCAGAGGAATATGATCGGGACGTCAAAAAGGGACTGTCAATTGACGTGCCTGCTAATTATTTTCCAAATGACGATCCAACCGAACAACCGATGAATACGTGGCGATCCCATACCCATTTGCTTTTCTCCAATTGGCTCAACTATTATGTCTACCAAGAAACACCTTTTGAATGGGAGTAA